The region CTGATTATGAAAAAGGAATGTTTGGCTGGCAACATGGTTACTTTCAAATTTACTTTCTTAGCATGTTAAAACTTTTGATGTCTTTAACATTATCTATGCTCTTTGgttggttctttttttttttgggggggggggactCTCTTGGCAGTTCTGTTGCTTTGGAAAACCCTGATTTTTCAATTCATCCAAGAGCGCAATGTTCCATGGAATACTCTCAGAAGGTTACTCTTCAAGCGGGAGATGCACTTTTCATTCCCGAAGGCTGGTAAGATTAAGctcttattttttataaaaacattatCTGTACAGGCTTCTCTTCCCTTCTCTTTTTGCTTGCCCGTTAAGTTCCAGCATAAGAttgattcttttttatttattaattctctCTCTCTAGAAGTTCAGCAACATCTTAGTTATAAATTACTGAGAGCATCCACTCTCTTCGTTAATGATCTTAGATTTGATTGAGTGTAGTCAAGCTAGTGCTGTCAGACTAGCACTAATGGTTTGAAGTTAGATATTCCAGTAATGATTTTGATTTGGAATTCAAACTTTTCTTTATGAGAATGGAAAGCAAGAGTGATCtgtgccttttttttttttactagaaTATTTGTGACCTTACATTCAACAATACTAGCTAAATGTGATCTGTGCTTTTACACATTTACTCGGGCCGGTGGATCGCTTAAAACATTATCTCCTCTTCCATTTTTCAAGTTTGAAAACTTCATTTCCTAATTAGTGTTTGCTTGTTATTCCTCATTTGCAAGTTTTATCTCCTTTTGACCTAGAGTTTCAAAGACATCCAATCCTACTTAGTTTGTTgtaaatgaaaaaacaaaatatGGAAAAATCTTCTTTTGATGCTACCAATACTTCAAACATATCCTCATTTCTCTCACTGGTTATATATTTCTCTCACTGGTTATATTCATGAGAGAAATGTTGAATTAGGAAGCAACCCCATTGCTTTGATGCCTAAGCACTTTGCTTTTAGATAATAGCTACTGTTTTGGATGGGAAAAACAAAATTCGAAGTAAAGTTGCTTTCTGGTGCAAGTCAATATAGTATCTTTCTGTTGATGCCTTGACGGCTGTGGTAGAGAATCATAAAAGCTGCAGTGAATAAACAAAGCATATACTGTGAGGTATCTCATAATAAGACAGTGTAAAAGTTGTTGAGTAAAATTAAGTTATGGAGTAGAATTAACAACGAACTAGAAGTGTTGTACTGGAGCTACACTTTCTTTTGTACTGCATTGAACTTGGTGATTTTTGTTTCCTATTGATACAGGTTCCACCAAGTAGATAGCGATGAGTTGACTATGGCTGTTAATTATTGGTGGCGCTCCAGCATAATGTCTAGCTTGGCAGACCACATGGATGCATATTATTTGCGCAGAATACTTCGAAGGTAGCAGTGGATCATCATCTTTTGAAATATTTTGGCTTCTTATAGTTTATCCCTCCCCCCCACGTCTTAGAAAACGAATCTGTTATTGCTATTGGTATTATTATCTGACTTGAGTTTATGTTGCTCATGGAATGAACCTGTTGTATGAAGATTGACAGACAGAGAAATGGTATGTACACTGCTATACTATTTGTTGCAGTTATATTTTTAAGTCTTGATCAGCACAACACTACGCTTGTCTGGTCATTTTGACATTCTATGATGCACCATATGCTTAATAGTGAATCTTTTTTTTCCTGGCTTGTTATTTCTATCCAAATTATAGGTTTGAGTTTGCACAACTTGCATCTCTCATCAGGATTGTCTTTTCAGATCCTTTTCTTTGGTTTAATGGTTCATTTGCAACAAAAGAACCTGTTTTCtttgaatttgttaaaatctTTATAGCTGTAGGGGAAGCTTGAATTTTTTGTTAGCAGATATGATTCTTCATCTGCTTTtttgaacctttttttttaaatatcataaaTTCTTAATGAGATAAATCAAATCATCTCATAAAGTTTATTAAGTTAGAGCTTCAGTGAATTTCAGATATCTTATTGTTAATTGATCCTTGACTAGTATGGACTGGACCATGATAAATGATGCATTAGGCAGCACTAGTTAATGCAATGGACAACATTGTATATTTTTTTACCAGTTATACTGTATTCCTGAGGATTTACATGTACTAAACTCTCTGCTTTTTCAGATGTTACTTTCCTTTTTGTTTCCCATGTCCATCAACTAATGTGTTGTGtattttattttgaaactagGACAGGATCAAGTGCTTCTGAAGGGTTCTACTCCTACGTGGAGACAGGAGAGTAAGCCACACCTTCTGTGTGATGAATGTTAGATTCTGATAAGCATGCAGACTTTTGCCAAAAGCAAGAGAAGATAAACATGTTGAGGAACTGATTATTTTTTAGCCATGATTAAACTTGATAACTTTTTCCCCAGGTAATGTAGACCATAGCTTGGATCAGGCTGGGCAGAGCAaggatttgaaaaggaaagaacaagaaCAACATAGCCTTCTTTTGCATGAATTGAGACCCTGTGCTCTCCAGGCCCTTCATGAACTGGTTGCATTAGTTCATGACCGTGTTAATGCTTCTGATCAAAATCAACCAGTGTCGTCTGATTCAACAAATGGTTTGATGTGTTCTAAGACAAATGAGCAAGATAAAACTTTAACAACTGAAATATTTCATTTAGAAGAAGATCCTGTAGCTAAAATTCTTTGGATCCTTGAACCAGGCATCTTTAAGGATATTTTTCTTGCCATGGCGGTGAGTTTGCAATCTCCTATAAGCATTTTTACACTTTCACTATGCACCTAGAATTTtcattaattctattttaaattttgatgaatttggaagaaatattattatttttattttaaaattgaaggaGTTGTGTTGGGGATTTTTATGTCACATACTAGATTGGTGCTTGTCTAAGTGAGGCTTCTGTTCTAACATTTGTGGAAAACTAAATATGAGAAAGATAGATTCTACTTGAAGGAATTTAAGAAAACAATAGCATAATGAATGGGTTACCCATCTCAGTTTATTTTAAATTGCCTTGGTTTCTTTCAATATGCCTTGATGGTTTTCTTTGTTACTCTCACTTTTTATGAAGGAAGGCTTAACTGTTTGTTTGTTTGTATTGTTTTCCAGCATAACTTCCCCAGAACTTTGGAAGCTCTAGTACTGCACTTACTTTCACCAGTGGGGGCAGAAGTCCTTACACGGAAGTTTGATGAGATAGATCAGCAGAACACCGAAGAAAATCAGTACGTGTCTATTATTCTTGGAGTCAATCCTGATTTAGTTGTTCTTTGCTATGTAGTTGCTTTGGCATCAGTATTATTCTTTTTCATGGTTTCAGGAACAAATTCTACCAGATATTCTATGGGGTATTTGATAACCAATTTGCAGCAATGGATGCTATTTTAAATGGGAAAGAATCATTTGCACGCCAGGTGATTGATTGACCCTTTTGAACTTTTTCTTCCAAAGAAATTAAGTATTTATCAGTTTATGATATAGATTTGAGACATCATCTGCTATGAGATATATCTATAAGACAAACCTTTCCGCCCAAATTCAAGTCCAACAAATGTTTTAAGTTCAGTTTTCTTCTGTGGGTGAGGAGGTAGAGGTGGGTGGCTTGAGTTTATTGGAGGAATAATTGCAATCTTCATCCTGAATAATCTAAATTTGTTTTTCTGAGGAAATTATATAGTCAGGCCAACATTGTTTTTTTAACATGATATGCCTAATTTGGAGCTGCATAAAGCAGCAAAAAGAATATTTTCGTTACAGTTTTCTGATCCTCTTCATCCCCCCTAACTTTCCTCTATCCCCCCTAACTTTCCTCTTAGTGACACTTCTTTTCAtttgttctttattcttttctGTCATTACTTCTTCAGCAGGTTGGTATGTTCTTTAGCTAGTTTTACAGTGTTTCTGTTCCCACAAGACAGATCCAATAGGAAGTTTTGCTGAACTATGATGCTTCATACTCTCAACACAGTCTAAATTCTGAACTTTGCATTCTTAGCCTTATTATTTTCTAGCGCAGGCATTCAAAAATGTGTTGGATAAATACGTAGGAGGGAACTTTGATGTACCAAAACTGAGTGTTGGGCGAGACATCTCATGACGCAAGATTCTTCTTTAGGGAATTGGTCCCATGGAGATCTGAGGATAGAAATTGATGCATATTTCATCTCAGAAGCTTTCTATCGCAACCGGTACTTCTACATGTAAGTCATCAACAAATTTGTAGAATACAAATCATTTCAAAACTCTTACGATTTAAACTACAAAGCTCTTACTGTTGCATTAGATGATTTCTCCATTAAGACTGTATATATAGCTTCACATAAACAACAATTTTAGGTTAAGAATCCTCTTGTACGTAACCTAGATGAAAATGGTAACTATATTTTGCTAAATTCTAAGAGTTTTTTATTGATGAAAATAGCAAGTATTGATGAAAATGAGCTTTGACAGTTATTGCCTTAAGCAACACGGTAGAATGATGCTTTTTATATGCATTTCATGTTTTGTCCAAGTTAGGCTTTGAACTTGATAATTGTCCTCACATtggggttaaattttttttttttaaattagtccttgaacttggCAATTATTCTCACATTGGAAAAGAGGGATTTGCAGCTGAAGGTAAAACAAAAGGAAAGCATAGAAAAGAAGGGTTTGGTAATTATTGGAAAAAGGGCAGAAGTAAGGTATGTTGAGATGAGATTCCCTGATGTAATATGACATATAGAATATAATATTCAAACTCCTATTGAGAGAGAAGAGAGGTGAATTATTGCATGTTTAGATAATACTCGTAAACAGTGAACTACTTTGAACTATTTTCATTAATCCAAATGCTGTCTCTGTTGGAATGTACTAGAATACTAGCAAGGATTTGTTTTACGTTTCCTCCGTTTGCTCTTTTGGTGGTTAAAGTTGTTAAAAGAGGTGATGGTAATGTATTCGATTGGTCTCCCATATCCTACTGTAAAGCAAAGTTGACCTACTGTTTGTCTCTCTCTGTTCTGAGGCTCAGTTTGGTACATTTGAACTATTCACAGttcttaataaaataaataaatttatatagacTGAGCAAGTAGCACATTAAGTGATATAGCTACAGTTTTATTCTGTTCTTGCAATGAAAGCAAGTAGATGTTGTGAACCAGAAGAGGCCcaataaattatatacatattgCGAAATcacaattacaattataaataattataattagaattgattattataaagtaattatttatgaatctagatcataataaattttagatATACCTCACATGATTTTGTACCTACATAACAACTAAATTAAGCCTTCATTCCAATTTCAAAACTTCAACCTTATAGCGCTAAGAGTACAACATCAATAGAAAATTGATAGAAGGGTCATCAAggaatatacatatacataagcTAAATTTGCTCATTCAAACTTTCAAAGTTGTATCTAAAccacttttttcatttttcttttgtaGCCTCTCCCTCTCCTATTTAGAAACggttataagttttaaaaattttaattttacgtcTATCCACTTCCATCCCATCCTCAGATCTTTGGGAGTCGTTTGGTATTCGAGCCAAGAAAGAACATGTAattctatttgttttaaatatttttgagttttgatttaactgtttttattaatgtattatCATTTTTGTTGAATATTG is a window of Gossypium hirsutum isolate 1008001.06 chromosome D08, Gossypium_hirsutum_v2.1, whole genome shotgun sequence DNA encoding:
- the LOC107915344 gene encoding uncharacterized protein, coding for MEDSLRLQSFDQLPSAAQFASQIESRNVPAVFVGCVKDWKAVSKWNPSNGGLGYLEERVGSFMVEAMLSQTAPVFYGDLRSHERVPLPFSTFIGFCKWHRQNVGNSCSINSNSQGHQLGESDTEQGCSTFVDAAPKQIYLAQIPIINAENEARVQLETLQEDIQLPAILEGKNLSSINLWMNIAQARSSAHYDPHHNLLCIVTGRKQVVLWPPSASPMLYPMPIYGEASNHSSVALENPDFSIHPRAQCSMEYSQKVTLQAGDALFIPEGWFHQVDSDELTMAVNYWWRSSIMSSLADHMDAYYLRRILRRLTDREMDQVLLKGSTPTWRQESNVDHSLDQAGQSKDLKRKEQEQHSLLLHELRPCALQALHELVALVHDRVNASDQNQPVSSDSTNGLMCSKTNEQDKTLTTEIFHLEEDPVAKILWILEPGIFKDIFLAMAHNFPRTLEALVLHLLSPVGAEVLTRKFDEIDQQNTEENQNKFYQIFYGVFDNQFAAMDAILNGKESFARQAFKNVLDKYVGGNFDVPKLSVGRDIS